The following coding sequences lie in one archaeon BMS3Bbin15 genomic window:
- the ybhR_2 gene encoding inner membrane transport permease YbhR, with amino-acid sequence MIDGIAIYVLWLREMKRFLRAKSRVVGTLTLPLLFLAFLGFGFNNMAIPGMSKNVDYINFLVPGIIGMSMLFTSMFAGISVLWDREFGFLKEIMVAPVSRISIVLGRIAGGTTTAAIQGILILFISVIMGFKIPGVLSFLLSVVFMVLISTTFIGLGFIFASNMKDTQGFSMIINFVMFPLFFLSGALFPLQNLPVWIRYISYLDPLTYGVDGLRGILVGVSSFPIILNFIILAGSSLTMVLLGAYSFEKSDVV; translated from the coding sequence ATGATTGATGGAATAGCAATATATGTGCTATGGCTGAGAGAAATGAAAAGATTTCTAAGAGCTAAATCCAGAGTTGTAGGTACATTGACTCTACCATTATTATTCCTTGCGTTCTTAGGTTTCGGGTTCAATAATATGGCTATTCCAGGTATGTCAAAAAATGTCGATTATATCAATTTTCTTGTTCCAGGGATTATTGGAATGAGTATGCTCTTTACTTCGATGTTTGCCGGGATATCTGTTTTATGGGATAGGGAGTTTGGTTTTTTAAAAGAGATTATGGTTGCTCCTGTGAGTAGAATATCCATTGTACTTGGCAGGATAGCAGGAGGCACAACAACTGCAGCAATTCAGGGTATATTAATTCTTTTTATCTCAGTTATAATGGGATTTAAAATTCCAGGAGTTCTGTCATTCTTATTATCTGTTGTTTTCATGGTGCTGATTTCTACAACTTTTATTGGGCTTGGGTTCATATTTGCATCAAATATGAAAGATACTCAAGGGTTTAGCATGATAATTAACTTTGTCATGTTTCCGCTTTTCTTTTTATCAGGAGCATTATTTCCATTGCAGAATTTACCTGTCTGGATAAGGTATATTTCGTATCTTGACCCATTAACTTATGGTGTAGATGGTTTGAGAGGCATACTGGTTGGAGTTTCTTCATTTCCAATTATTTTAAATTTTATAATTTTAGCCGGGTCCTCTTTAACAATGGTTTTACTGGGTGCATACTCCTTTGAAAAGAGTGACGTTGTTTAA